A genomic region of Magnolia sinica isolate HGM2019 chromosome 6, MsV1, whole genome shotgun sequence contains the following coding sequences:
- the LOC131248439 gene encoding cytochrome P450 704C1-like isoform X2, translating to MDDDGTFQPKSPFKFTAFQGTYHYDKLSDLLGDGIFTVDGEKWRRQRKIASYEFSTKVLRDFSSLVFRSNAAKLAHVISNAATSNQTMDIQDLFMKSTLDSIFKVGFGTELNSLCGSSEEASRFAEAFDDSSELIFRRYVDPLWKLKKRFNIGSEAMLNKKRKVIDEFVYKLINSKKKQLSGGQDSMKKEDILSRFLVLSHEDPENINDRYLRDIILNFIIAGKDTTALTLSWFFYMLCKYPAIQEKIAREVEEATQAKDTVSIDEFTTRVTEEALSKMHYLHAALTETLRLYPPVPVDGKFCLSDDTLPDGFAIKGGDSITYGPYAMGRMKFIWGEDAEVFRPERWIDDDGIFQPESPFKFTAFQAGPRICLGKEFAYRQMKIFAAILLRFFRFELNDEKKVVKYRTMLTLHIDQGLYVRAYHA from the exons ggaacatatcactATGATAAACTGAGTGACCTCTTAGGCGATGGGATTTTCACAGTCGATGGCGAAAAATGGCGCCGCCAAAGGAAGATAGCCAGCTATGAATTCTCCACCAAAGTCTTGAGGGATTTCAGTAGCCTTGTCTTTCGAAGCAATGCTGCGAAGCTCGCTCATGTTATTTCCAATGCCGCAACCTCCAATCAAACAATGGATATCCAA GATTTGTTCATGAAATCGACGCTGGATTCAATATTCAAGGTTGGGTTTGGCACTGAATTGAATAGTCTATGTGGCTCTAGCGAAGAAGCGAGTAGATTTGCTGAGGCATTCGATGATTCGAGCGAGCTGATATTTAGGCGATACGTTGATCCATTGTGGAAGCTCAAGAAGCGCTTCAATATTGGATCAGAAGCAATGCTTAATAAGAAAAGGAAAGTGATCGACGAATTCGTTTATAAGCTGATTAATAGTAAGAAGAAGCAACTTTCTGGAGGACAAGATTCT ATGAAGAAAGAAGACATCTTGTCAAGGTTTCTAGTACTGAGTCATGAGGACCCTGAAAACATAAACGATCGCTACTTGAGAGACATAATCCTGAATTTCATAATCGCCGGCAAAGACACAACGGCTCTCACCCTCTCATGGTTCTTTTACATGCTTTGTAAGTACCCTGCCATACAGGAAAAGATTGCTCGGGAAGTGGAAGAAGCTACACAGGCAAAAGATACAGTATCCATTGATGAATTCACCACAAGGGTCACAGAAGAAGCACTCAGTAAAATGCACTATCTCCATGCCGCTCTAACTGAGACTCTCAGACTCTATCCTCCGGTTCCAGTG GATGGGAAATTCTGTCTATCAGATGACACCTTACCAGACGGATTCGCCATTAAAGGGGGAGACTCAATTACATACGGGCCTTATGCCATGGGCAGGATGAAGTTCATATGGGGTGAGGATGCAGAGGTTTTCCGGCCAGAAAGATGGATCGACGATGATGGTATTTTCCAGCCCGAAAGCCCTTTCAAATTCACAGCTTTCCAG GCAGGACCCCGCATTTGTTTGGGGAAGGAATTCGCGTATAGACAGATGAAGATCTTCGCAGCAATCCTACTCCGCTTCTTCAGGTTCGAGCTCAATGACGAGAAGAAGGTTGTCAAATACAGAACCATGCTAACTCTCCACATCGACCAAGGCCTTTACGTTCGAGCCTATCACGCATGA
- the LOC131248439 gene encoding cytochrome P450 704C1-like isoform X1, which produces MEFYAFISLLIVLLLSLLLLKGFFLGSFTESKRKPYYPISTSVFQRLYNFGRLHHYQTDLAHRHKNFRVVAIGHSDIFTTDPANVEYILKTNFSNYVKGTYHYDKLSDLLGDGIFTVDGEKWRRQRKIASYEFSTKVLRDFSSLVFRSNAAKLAHVISNAATSNQTMDIQDLFMKSTLDSIFKVGFGTELNSLCGSSEEASRFAEAFDDSSELIFRRYVDPLWKLKKRFNIGSEAMLNKKRKVIDEFVYKLINSKKKQLSGGQDSMKKEDILSRFLVLSHEDPENINDRYLRDIILNFIIAGKDTTALTLSWFFYMLCKYPAIQEKIAREVEEATQAKDTVSIDEFTTRVTEEALSKMHYLHAALTETLRLYPPVPVDGKFCLSDDTLPDGFAIKGGDSITYGPYAMGRMKFIWGEDAEVFRPERWIDDDGIFQPESPFKFTAFQAGPRICLGKEFAYRQMKIFAAILLRFFRFELNDEKKVVKYRTMLTLHIDQGLYVRAYHA; this is translated from the exons ATGGAGTTCTATGCTTTCATCTCCCTTCTTATAGTTCTACTACTATCTCTCCTACTCTTGAAAGGATTCTTCCTTGGATCGTTTACAGAAAGCAAGAGGAAGCCATACTATCCCATATCCACCAGTGTCTTCCAACGGTTATATAATTTTGGGAGGCTGCACCATTACCAGACAGACCTTGCTCACAGGCATAAAAACTTCAGGGTCGTCGCCATCGGCCACAGCGATATCTTCACCACTGACCCCGCCAACGTCGAATACATACTCAAAACCAACTTCAGCAACTATGTCAAG ggaacatatcactATGATAAACTGAGTGACCTCTTAGGCGATGGGATTTTCACAGTCGATGGCGAAAAATGGCGCCGCCAAAGGAAGATAGCCAGCTATGAATTCTCCACCAAAGTCTTGAGGGATTTCAGTAGCCTTGTCTTTCGAAGCAATGCTGCGAAGCTCGCTCATGTTATTTCCAATGCCGCAACCTCCAATCAAACAATGGATATCCAA GATTTGTTCATGAAATCGACGCTGGATTCAATATTCAAGGTTGGGTTTGGCACTGAATTGAATAGTCTATGTGGCTCTAGCGAAGAAGCGAGTAGATTTGCTGAGGCATTCGATGATTCGAGCGAGCTGATATTTAGGCGATACGTTGATCCATTGTGGAAGCTCAAGAAGCGCTTCAATATTGGATCAGAAGCAATGCTTAATAAGAAAAGGAAAGTGATCGACGAATTCGTTTATAAGCTGATTAATAGTAAGAAGAAGCAACTTTCTGGAGGACAAGATTCT ATGAAGAAAGAAGACATCTTGTCAAGGTTTCTAGTACTGAGTCATGAGGACCCTGAAAACATAAACGATCGCTACTTGAGAGACATAATCCTGAATTTCATAATCGCCGGCAAAGACACAACGGCTCTCACCCTCTCATGGTTCTTTTACATGCTTTGTAAGTACCCTGCCATACAGGAAAAGATTGCTCGGGAAGTGGAAGAAGCTACACAGGCAAAAGATACAGTATCCATTGATGAATTCACCACAAGGGTCACAGAAGAAGCACTCAGTAAAATGCACTATCTCCATGCCGCTCTAACTGAGACTCTCAGACTCTATCCTCCGGTTCCAGTG GATGGGAAATTCTGTCTATCAGATGACACCTTACCAGACGGATTCGCCATTAAAGGGGGAGACTCAATTACATACGGGCCTTATGCCATGGGCAGGATGAAGTTCATATGGGGTGAGGATGCAGAGGTTTTCCGGCCAGAAAGATGGATCGACGATGATGGTATTTTCCAGCCCGAAAGCCCTTTCAAATTCACAGCTTTCCAG GCAGGACCCCGCATTTGTTTGGGGAAGGAATTCGCGTATAGACAGATGAAGATCTTCGCAGCAATCCTACTCCGCTTCTTCAGGTTCGAGCTCAATGACGAGAAGAAGGTTGTCAAATACAGAACCATGCTAACTCTCCACATCGACCAAGGCCTTTACGTTCGAGCCTATCACGCATGA